TATAATACCTAGCCGACTCCGACTTATTGGGAAAGTCATGTCTTTATGACCCAGCCGATCGGACGATCAACGAAGATGGGCCATTTAAGTATGAGTTTATGAGTTTACTTAACTAagctttgtatttttgtaagGCTTTgaatgtattcaaaaaattaagaaatgtCATACCTGTCTTCCCATCTCCCACCAGTAATGCCTTTTTTGCCTTTTCCGAACAGCCACGGTTTGTTTAAATAGCAGAATAATCTAACTTGGAACGTGCTCATCACCTTCTCGATTAAGCAATTTCCTAACTTGTATTCTGGCGCAACCTATTTGAAATTGTCTTCCAACGTAAGAGAAACTCGAAGGTGTGAGACATACCACATAGCGTTGCTTGAATTTTACGAAGGGTGgtagcaacttttttttcatgagacAGCTTCGCAGTTGCGGGTTCAAAGTCACCGGATGCTCCGCTGCAAAGTCTGAAATAATATTCGCTGAAAATAAGTCTATATAAAGATTTCACTTCCTCTGTCAAAGAATGGAAGTTAGAGATAAGTGTAATTAGTTCCACAAATATCGCTGCATATAAGTGCATTGTGGATTGCGCCTATCTGACATGACATAAACAAAGGGTGTGGTGGATAAAGATTTTCCTCGTGCGTTGAAAACTTATAAATCTTAGTTTTGTTGTTATGCCAAAACATTCTGGGAGTCTTTGAAGTGGAGGTATAGACAGAAAAAGTCATAATGAAGACCTTCAGAATTACCACTCGGTATTCTTAATGGTAGTTCTGAAGGGTCCTCACAACGATCGTGAGAAAAATTCACCATAAATAGACTAGATGATGTCAGAGTGGATAAAACAAAATGCAAAGTGTCTTTGAGACAAATCGGCTACGAGTTTGGCTTTTCGCTTAATGGAGCTCAGCTATCAGCTGGAAACGGCCTAATGAGCTCCCTCAACATCAGCCACAAAAGTTGCAACATTCTCAGATGATGAGTGCTACAAAAGGAACGAAGAGAAATGATGCTGAGACCCCTGACCCCTGATCATGAGCCAGCAAAGCATCAACGTATCATAGCCACAGAAACTATCGTAAATATCGTAAATTATCTATCTATCGTATCGTATATCTAACGCTATCGTAAATTGTTTATGCCTTTGACGCAGACCTCGAACAACTGTAACTTGAAAACTCAGAGACCGTGGGAGAAAACTCCgtgaaaaatttttgtatgTGTTCCATTTAATAACTCACATTGCTCTTTTGGAAGGAAGCAGTAGTGATCCCCGTCATCTGATTCTCTGTAATATGAGAGGACCCATAGGTTACACAGGAAAAATAGGTTCATAAGAATGTTTGCACTGTTTTGAGACATTATGGAAGCTGAAGTAGTGGAGAtgaatttattaatttcaatttatgcTTTCTTTTAGCAGGGATGTTCTTACCACCATCAGCACTACGACAATAATTCAGTGTAGCAGTGTCAAAAGCTAAACTTGCTCGTGTGTAGAGTAATGAGAACTTCGAACtcacttctttctgttttcaaagTGTTTATTGTAAAGATGGACCAGTGTCGCGCAGTTTTCTCTGTGGCTGCATGATCGGTCGGATTTTCGAGCCCGCCGTATTTCGAACCAAATTTCGGGTTGATAAAATACTTCTCTGGGAGAGAAAAAGGCTGACTTAATACATTGGCTAGCCcgcgcaagtcattgtgagCATGCAttcgcgttcataaaccttaaacgaagtcaaagttgaagtcgaacggtGCATCCCCTGATGAACGCgatgcactttatcctttatgcacTTCGATGTAAATATGTGGTAGAGAGCAGgcatggaaatgaaaataagtgtGCTGTGTCCtggttttctaattttccaccgaaagtaaaaaaagaaacggtaTTATCGACGGAAAGGAGCGTCCCTACTACATAGTGTGGAATGTTGGGACACCCAGAAAAGTTgcagtcaatttttttgcttaaaaagtGCAGTTATAAATGCTTTGTTCAACAAATTTCACCTTTGATTTGATAGCCATATtatgttcatttcattcagATTTCGCTATTTCAACTGTGCAGTACAGAAGCGTTGTCTGGATTCTCAGATGTCTTCAGATATTAATACTtaggtttgaaaaaatacCAAGTGCTAATACCACTGATTATTCCAGAAACATCCTCAGAACCTAGTCGTTGTTCTTAAGTCTGCTCTAGTCTTGTACTAATATAGAACAGTGCTAGActattttcgttgaaaacctTCCACAGCAGTTTACCGACCGATAGTGgagtggaggtgactctgagCGTCGAACTGTGATGCACTGctgaggttcgtcctccggcagggtatCCTATACTGAGGAGTTTGACACATCCAACATTCCTAGGAATCGGAtgctagctaagagtaaaccactcttaagattcaccaccgtcctCGCAAGGTGGCTCTCTTATCCATATAAGTTGGGCGACGATCTGTGGTTAAGCTCGCCttggcagggctgcttagttcgggataaagtctttttgccactccatcacaatcactgcctcagtactcTGCACACTGGACTCTGTCGTttagacgtcggacggtatggcgatcGGTGAGAGGTGATCAGAtttcaggttgctcaggacgtctttgattctgaaCCAAAGCGACACAGGCTGCAGAGCGCTTTAAATTCCACTCAATTGCTCTGGAAGAGATCAAGAGCAGAAGGAGAGAAGTGCGTTAGATGAAtaacggtacactcgtcatttgtggagagaaggtcCCGACgcaaaatgtaggcggtgtttgttttattctgcagccatctgtcgtccatcttgtctattctcacgagatcctgtcgcctcgtctggccattctttgTCTCTGCCCTCACGCCAAAAACTATcagcatcatcaactgctactcaccaccatcagcagctgatgaatccgaattggacgcgctttacgaggagctggagtaAGTGATCCTCAACGaaaagtccttctacaaattcgttgtcggggACATCAACGTAAAACTAGggaaggccacagaagaggaatacaggattggaagatttggactaggggaccggaatgaaagtggcaatcgtctcgccaggctgttgtccgccgctcacCTCTTTAtgggaattctcttttcatgaagaaagatcatcgtcggtggacatgggaatagCTCGATGGCGAGACTAGTgtggagatcgaccacatactcaccaatcGGAGGatgtgtctacttgacgtctcgaTACTACCATTCCTTTGTAGTGGTtgtgatcaccgtctcctaattgcgaaaatacgacttagccacatgatgggaaagaacatctgctatcgacaacgaaggagaaaagtaGTCGTCCACGACGATTGTGTACTCGAAGACTTCTTGTACCAAGGTGACTCTTACATCGAGGAGGAACCAAACGTAGACTACGAGACGCTGCTCAGAGGactacgagcctgtgctgaacgtgtcTCGAAGCTGCGAAAAAcgaacttggatcgaatttcaaagaccaccaaggaattgttggaaagaagagggACATTGAGTCTTGGTCCGAATGCATAGCACATTGAGCTGTTATTAGCAAACATTGGCTGCAGAAAAGAGTTGCAGGAGAATCTTTCAAAACACgggcagaagaagattttggAAGCAGCACCAAGAAGAACGAGTCCAaggaagtgccgcagggatatCCGAGCATTTTAATATTTCGCTAACatccttgctgagcgaagacgggactcgcacctCTTCTAGTCGTGATATGAAAATAACTTCGGATAGGTTCCACTCggtccttttccgttcatcaactcctgcgTCAATCCCGAGGGAAGGAAGTGAACGAAGCCGAAAAAGAATAGggctgcgaataaacagaatgaAGACACAGTTTATGAGGAACGCCTACCGCGACGGAGATACGGGGAAGCTacgctacggaccaactgaagGACTAGGATctccgtgcccatctgtttgactcgacaattcttccagcgctctgtctGACATCGCTGCCACGTCTACGAAACTACTTACTACTCAGAGAACCCTTGAGAGCtgtcttctgaagttcaaTCGGCGCCTTCGCAGCTCTGACTTAAAAGCAGTGTCTCGTTCTCGTGACCCAGCGGAATTTATGttgaaagcaaagcatagatgggccaGTCATACTATGAGAAGTATCGACGATAGGTGGACTAAaggaacgctagagtggagagatgctaaacgccctagAGAGAGACCGCCGACGAGAtagggtgacgtgttcgctgcacggatggaccagctgacaGCTCACCTGGACACGGCTCATGGATCTCGTCAACATCACTAGCGAAACTTGAGCACATCTTGGATGGTAATGGCGAACGAAActagtggaagagatgctggacCCACACGTCAAATGAAGAcaggccatctaagtatctaagtaaggaTATTGAAAACGCTTCAATCTACTTCTGTGCTTTGGCAGGAAAAAGCAcaagatatatatatacgtgtTCGTTCGAAATACATTTCAACAATAAAATAGAACTTTGCTGTTATTTCTTCATGAGTGCAATGTTAGTCTAAAAATGTTGCCAGTGTAGAAAGAATAATCAGAGGGCTGGAAATAATTGCTAATTACCTACTGGTGATATATGAAGGTGATTGCACGACTTACGACAAAAGGACTCGGATTAATGCGATTTAGAAGTTAGAAAGTGGAATTTTCTATCGGACCTAAATTCTTGACAATTTTATCGCCTCTGGAGACGCTTAGAATTTTAAACGTAGAAGATacgaccaaaatttccttTCTCCAACACACGCTGAAAGATTTCATGATGCaacaaggaaaacaaaaacaaaagaaaagtaataaTTCGAGCTGTGTCTTTATGAGATTAAAAATCAAGTCATGTAAGAAAACAGGGATACTAACGGGTCGTGCTCCAATTTGTTCTTTGCACTTggtttattcttaaaagaaacgaACAAAAGATGTATTACCTGAAGAATGAAAGTCGAATGTTGATGATGTTTCCTATTTGAGTTGACAATTCCCAAACCAAATTAAATAGCGATTTCGAAGCGGTTCAGTCtgaaatgaagataaaaatcTGTCGAGATTTAATAGCTTTCATATCCCTCAACCAAAAAGTGACCTGCACTTTTCTACTCTTCGCTGACGTCACCAATGCCTTCAGATCAGTGAACATAGTCGGGAGTACAAGTAAGTTTTGAGGGATTCACAAAACATTGCGCAACTAGCACTAAATCGCATCGGAccatttgtatttatattggCTTTAAGGCGTCATCATTCCCCTCTAAAATCATTACATGTCATTTTGCTAAAGTGTAAGCGACATAATTTCTTTGCGCTCCAACCATGTCAACCTTTGTGAAATCGACTTCAACGGCCCAACCGAATATTCATGGAAAGAAGCTAATGCTGTGCATCTGGTGGAATCAGGTCAGAGTGATTAACTATGAACTACTCTAGTTTAACGAAACTATCACTGGGGAACGTTACCAACAACAATTGATGCAATTGAGCCGATCATTGAAGCTCAAACGCCTCCAATATGCAAAAAGACATGACAAAGTGGTCTTTCAGCACGACAACGCTCGGCCACATGTTGCAAAAATCGTAAGGGAAACGTCGGAGGCCCTTCAATGGGATGTCCAATCTGTGGGattactgagaaaaaatattccccccccccccccaggggtttttctgaaattgtattGACAGTATTGACAGCATTACTTGCTGCATCTTGGTGAGATTTAGAAGTAATTTCAGCGATTAACACCAACTTTAATTGAAAATGACTACAGAATTTTATTACATTGGAGTGGACGTGAGTAAcgtaaaaaaatacgaaaaaggaaaatacggAAAAGGACAAGCAAGGGCGAGTTAACTAGACGAAGATTTTGCGTTTTCGAGGTCATGCAGATATTGACCAATAGCCAAATTTTCACACTTTCTCTACTTGTGAGATTACGTTATGTGCGGTAGGGAAATTTGGTAACATATTTTGATAGCGCATCAGGAAAAATGTTCAACTGCAAGTTTTGATCTCTGTAGctgttctggttctctcaaaggcacgaaaaatttgatgtatgtatgtatgtatgtctgtctgtctgtccgtccgtccgtctgtttatctgtctgtctgtctgtccgtctgtccgtctgtctgtctttcttcttctgttgtccgtttgtctgtttgtttgtctatctgtctgtctgtctgtccgtctgtctgtctgtctatctgtctgtctgtctgtccgtctgtccgtctgtctgtctgtctatCTGTacgtctgtctgtctgtctgtctgtccgtttgtctgtttgtttgtctatctgtctgtctgtctgtccgtctgtccgtctgtctgtctgtctgtctgtctgtctgtctgtctgtctgtctgtctgtctgtctgtttgtctgtctgtctgtctgtctgtctgtctgtccgtctgtctgtctgtccgtctgtctgtctgtccgtcTGTCTGTCCGTCCGTCTGTCTGtccgtctgtctgtctgtccgtccgtccgtccgtctgtctgtctgtccgtccgtccgtccgtctgtctgtctgtctgtccgtcCGCCCGTTCGTCCGTTTGTCtgtttgtctgtctgtctgtccgtctgtctgtctgtccgtccgtccgtccgtccttttgtctgtctgtctgtctgtctgtctgtctgtctgtttgtctgtctgtctgaGGCGGTGAagtccgcaccacctcagattcgtggtattctGCCTTTAAGTAGAGGAACTTGCTTAGGGTTGGTGTAGTACAGAGTATAGTACAGAGCACGGGACAGAAACttgcaataaaaaattaattagaaatgGGAAGAATTGGAAGAGAGCTAAAGTTATGGTCACAGGAATGTTTGACTTTGACTGGTTTTTGTTCAGGCTGTTGTACAGGAGATTCTGCTACCTTCTGCGAAATGTTAAATAATCATACATTGACAACTGTACAATGTGCAAACCGGTTTTCTGTGaccagttaaaggcatcaccccacgaatctgaggtggtacggatttcaggtcgagtaatcgtatacggcatagtagattatggagaggggggtgactacgttcatttcttcctaattgccgtaaaaaatggcccggaagatgctgcgcgtgcacaaggctggtgcgctccagtcaaactcctcgtagaaaatagcgcgccagatcGCTCGAacccgtatcgtccgggccgcgtttttacggcaattaggaagaaattgacggaaccacccctctctccatagtctcccatcccgtatacgaatactccacctgaagtccgtaccacctcagattcgtggggtgatgcctttaatatacgAAAATGGACTAGTTGCACAGGTGATAAGGAGGACATGAGAATCCACTTGAGCGTATGAATTAGACTGAAAGCAACATTTAAACCGATAGTTACGTATCACAATCATCCTTGCCTCGTTGCGATGGTTTTTAGATGGTTTTGTAGGAGTTTTGAAATGAGAGAAAGAAGTGCACATGTTCTCCCATATTCCAACTGCCTATCTGTATCCaattttcactttaattcgaaaattccagaaatgtcACATGTGAAGGGTGTAGTGCTGTTGTAACAAGagtttttccaaaaagtaTTGTAGTCGTACTCGTTTTCATTCCTGGTACTCATTGAGTGTTTCGTACTTGTTAGAATCAGGATtatttgattcctttttttcatagttaCTCCATCCTTTTTGCCTCATGTTTCACCAATTATTCCAATTATTCCTGTTTctatttcctttgattttttctttagattttGAATCAGACACCTGAACAAATAATTTACTCACGATTCATGGATTCACGCTTTGATCAAACCCTATTCGGAAC
This is a stretch of genomic DNA from Necator americanus strain Aroian chromosome II, whole genome shotgun sequence. It encodes these proteins:
- a CDS encoding hypothetical protein (NECATOR_CHRII.G7533.T2); translation: MMGKNICYRQRRRKVVVHDDCVLEDFLYQGDSYIEEEPNVDYETLLRGLRACAERVSKLRKTNLDRISKTTKELLERRGTLSLGPNA
- a CDS encoding hypothetical protein (NECATOR_CHRII.G7533.T1); this encodes MCLLDVSILPFLCSGCDHRLLIAKIRLSHMMGKNICYRQRRRKVVVHDDCVLEDFLYQGDSYIEEEPNVDYETLLRGLRACAERVSKLRKTNLDRISKTTKELLERRGTLSLGPNA